From the genome of Cryomorphaceae bacterium, one region includes:
- a CDS encoding type IX secretion system membrane protein PorP/SprF, whose protein sequence is MELQKIAHLSDMLRRYLPVALVTVVLTVFWQEEGKAQDPQFSQFYANPLYLNPAFAGSARCPRLVMNYRNQWPAISGNFVTYSASYDQHVDPLSGGLGLLVTNDVAGTGTLTNTRISGIYSYQRPISKTWSIKAGFEVTYFNKSLDWNKLKFGDQIDTRQGFIYATQDIPRGGTVSNIDFSSGLLLFNETYFFGFATHHLTQPNESLIVGTSRLPRRWTAHAGATYPVGGRDSDVTLSPNILYMVQGDFQQLNLGMYVNKYPFVLGAWYRWEDALIIMLGVQTNSIRFGYSYDLTLNRLGIGTGGSHEISAAYQFNCKPAKRKFRVINCPSF, encoded by the coding sequence TTGGAGCTTCAAAAAATTGCACATTTGAGCGATATGTTGAGAAGATATTTGCCGGTAGCACTTGTGACAGTGGTACTTACAGTATTCTGGCAAGAGGAAGGAAAGGCCCAGGACCCGCAATTTTCCCAGTTCTACGCGAATCCTCTGTACCTGAACCCCGCTTTTGCCGGTAGTGCCCGTTGCCCGCGGCTTGTGATGAATTATCGCAACCAGTGGCCGGCAATTTCCGGAAACTTTGTGACCTACAGTGCGTCGTACGACCAGCACGTAGATCCGCTTTCAGGAGGTTTAGGGCTGTTGGTAACAAACGACGTGGCCGGAACGGGTACATTAACCAATACCCGGATCAGCGGTATTTATTCGTACCAACGTCCTATCTCTAAAACATGGTCTATTAAGGCCGGTTTTGAAGTGACCTATTTTAATAAGTCTCTTGACTGGAATAAACTCAAGTTCGGCGACCAGATTGACACGCGTCAAGGGTTTATTTACGCCACACAGGATATTCCTCGTGGTGGTACCGTGAGTAACATCGACTTCTCGAGTGGTCTTTTGCTCTTTAATGAGACTTACTTCTTTGGATTTGCCACACACCACCTCACTCAACCCAACGAATCGCTGATTGTAGGTACAAGCCGTCTTCCCCGACGCTGGACTGCTCACGCAGGAGCTACCTACCCCGTTGGAGGTCGCGACAGCGACGTAACACTCTCTCCCAACATCCTTTACATGGTTCAGGGAGATTTTCAGCAACTTAATTTGGGAATGTACGTAAACAAGTATCCCTTTGTACTGGGTGCCTGGTACCGATGGGAAGATGCTTTAATTATTATGTTGGGGGTACAAACCAATTCCATTCGCTTCGGTTACAGCTACGACCTCACGCTGAACCGCTTGGGCATCGGAACCGGTGGCTCACACGAAATTTCTGCGGCCTATCAGTTTAACTGCAAGCCAGCCAAAAGAAAGTTCCGGGTAATAAATTGCCCATCTTTTTAG